One window of the Micropterus dolomieu isolate WLL.071019.BEF.003 ecotype Adirondacks linkage group LG08, ASM2129224v1, whole genome shotgun sequence genome contains the following:
- the znf362b gene encoding zinc finger protein 362b isoform X2, protein MAEPRFNNPYFWPPPPSMPGQIKEQLMAEKIRPLHLPPTSTPSQQSLLVPTSSPDGSAQHGMSVPKPQAQQVQGHHQQGSGQPDIALHARPASSSGPDGNMDDKSAVKAKGLWEDWHMRQLSEQTGRVNHRSGTAVSWSLWSVDMGKYEENQPLGLKGNNTTGLVPSSRPDSHNTSEALTPTTPTSSSQNRLGGAPSVNIISGLASGPGMDHMKVGGLAGLLGPPPKAPRGRKKIKAENPSGPLLVVPYPILADQGCVTVAPKEGKTYRCKVCPLTFLTKSEMQIHSKSHTEAKPHKCPHCSKTFANASYLSQHLRIHLGIKPYHCSYCENSFRQLSHLQQHTRIHTGDRPYKCAHPGCEKAFTQLSNLQSHQRQHNKDKPYKCPNCYRAYSDSASLQIHLSAHAIKNAKAYCCSMCGRAYTSETYLMKHMSKHTVVEHLVSHQSPQRTESPNIPIRISLI, encoded by the exons ATGGCAGAGCCTCGATTTAACAACCCGTATTTCTGGCCGCCACCTCCATCCATGCCAGGCCAG ATCAAGGAGCAGCTGATGGCTGAGAAGATCAGACCCCTGCACTTGCCGCCTACCTCCACCCCTTCCCAGCAGTCTTTGCTGGTGCCCACCTCGTCCCCGGACGGTAGCGCCCAGCACGGCATGTCAGTGCCAAAGCCCCAGGCACAGCAGGTGCAGGGCCACCACCAGCAAGGCTCTGGACAACCAGATATCGCTCTGCATGCTCGCCCTGCCTCCAGCTCTGGACCAG ATGGAAATATGGACGACAAGTCAGCAGTGAAAGCTAAAGGATTATGGGAAGACTGGCACATGAGGCAGCTCAGCGAGCAAACTGGCCGGGTCAACCATCGCTCAGGTACTGCAGTCAGCTGGTCTCTGTGGTCTGTTGACATGGGGAAATATGAAGAAAATCAGCCTCTGGGGCTGAAAGGAAATAACACAACTG GTCTGGTTCCTTCTTCCCGACCTGACAGCCACAACACCTCAGAGGCCCTGACCCCCACGACTCCAACCTCCAGCAGCCAGAACCGCCTGGGTGGTGCCCCCTCTGTGAACATCATCTCTGGGCTGGCCAGCGGTCCTGGCATGGACCACATGAAAGTTGGAGGCCTGGCTGGACTGTTGGGCCCCCCACCCAAGGCGCCCCGGGGACGGAAGAAGATCAAGGCTGAAAACCCGTCAGGTCCTCTGCTGGTGGTGCCCTACCCCATCCTAGCTGACCAAGGCTGCGTCACTGTCGCACCCAAAGAGGGCAAAACCTACAG ATGCAAAGTGTGCCCGCTCACCTTTTTAACAAAGTCAGAGATGCAGATTCACTCCAAGTCCCACACAGAGGCCAAACCACACAAGTGTCCCCACTGCTCCAAGACATTCGCCAACGCCTCCTACTTGTCCCAGCACCTGCGCATCCACCTGGGGATAAAACCCTACCACTGCTCCTACTGCGAGAACTCATTCCGTCAGCTGTCACATCTGCAGCAGCACACCAG AATCCACACTGGCGATAGGCCGTATAAATGTGCTCACCCCGGATGTGAAAAGGCTTTTACCCAGTTGTCTAACCTCCAG TCTCACCAGCGGCAGCACAATAAAGACAAGCCGTATAAATGTCCTAACTGCTACCGTGCCTACTCAGACTCGGCATCATTGCAGATCCACTTGTCAGCGCACGCCATCAAAAACGCTAAGGCCTACTGCTGTAGCATGTGTGGCCGGGCATACACCTCA GAGACCTACCTTATGAAGCACATGTCCAAACATACGGTGGTGGAGCACCTAGTGAGCCACCAGTCGCCTCAGAGGACCGAGTCCCCCAACATCCCCATACGCATCTCCCTCATCTGA
- the znf362b gene encoding zinc finger protein 362b isoform X1: MAEPRFNNPYFWPPPPSMPGQLDNLVLINKIKEQLMAEKIRPLHLPPTSTPSQQSLLVPTSSPDGSAQHGMSVPKPQAQQVQGHHQQGSGQPDIALHARPASSSGPDGNMDDKSAVKAKGLWEDWHMRQLSEQTGRVNHRSGTAVSWSLWSVDMGKYEENQPLGLKGNNTTGLVPSSRPDSHNTSEALTPTTPTSSSQNRLGGAPSVNIISGLASGPGMDHMKVGGLAGLLGPPPKAPRGRKKIKAENPSGPLLVVPYPILADQGCVTVAPKEGKTYRCKVCPLTFLTKSEMQIHSKSHTEAKPHKCPHCSKTFANASYLSQHLRIHLGIKPYHCSYCENSFRQLSHLQQHTRIHTGDRPYKCAHPGCEKAFTQLSNLQSHQRQHNKDKPYKCPNCYRAYSDSASLQIHLSAHAIKNAKAYCCSMCGRAYTSETYLMKHMSKHTVVEHLVSHQSPQRTESPNIPIRISLI, from the exons ATGGCAGAGCCTCGATTTAACAACCCGTATTTCTGGCCGCCACCTCCATCCATGCCAGGCCAG CTGGATAACCTGGTGCTCATTAACAAGATCAAGGAGCAGCTGATGGCTGAGAAGATCAGACCCCTGCACTTGCCGCCTACCTCCACCCCTTCCCAGCAGTCTTTGCTGGTGCCCACCTCGTCCCCGGACGGTAGCGCCCAGCACGGCATGTCAGTGCCAAAGCCCCAGGCACAGCAGGTGCAGGGCCACCACCAGCAAGGCTCTGGACAACCAGATATCGCTCTGCATGCTCGCCCTGCCTCCAGCTCTGGACCAG ATGGAAATATGGACGACAAGTCAGCAGTGAAAGCTAAAGGATTATGGGAAGACTGGCACATGAGGCAGCTCAGCGAGCAAACTGGCCGGGTCAACCATCGCTCAGGTACTGCAGTCAGCTGGTCTCTGTGGTCTGTTGACATGGGGAAATATGAAGAAAATCAGCCTCTGGGGCTGAAAGGAAATAACACAACTG GTCTGGTTCCTTCTTCCCGACCTGACAGCCACAACACCTCAGAGGCCCTGACCCCCACGACTCCAACCTCCAGCAGCCAGAACCGCCTGGGTGGTGCCCCCTCTGTGAACATCATCTCTGGGCTGGCCAGCGGTCCTGGCATGGACCACATGAAAGTTGGAGGCCTGGCTGGACTGTTGGGCCCCCCACCCAAGGCGCCCCGGGGACGGAAGAAGATCAAGGCTGAAAACCCGTCAGGTCCTCTGCTGGTGGTGCCCTACCCCATCCTAGCTGACCAAGGCTGCGTCACTGTCGCACCCAAAGAGGGCAAAACCTACAG ATGCAAAGTGTGCCCGCTCACCTTTTTAACAAAGTCAGAGATGCAGATTCACTCCAAGTCCCACACAGAGGCCAAACCACACAAGTGTCCCCACTGCTCCAAGACATTCGCCAACGCCTCCTACTTGTCCCAGCACCTGCGCATCCACCTGGGGATAAAACCCTACCACTGCTCCTACTGCGAGAACTCATTCCGTCAGCTGTCACATCTGCAGCAGCACACCAG AATCCACACTGGCGATAGGCCGTATAAATGTGCTCACCCCGGATGTGAAAAGGCTTTTACCCAGTTGTCTAACCTCCAG TCTCACCAGCGGCAGCACAATAAAGACAAGCCGTATAAATGTCCTAACTGCTACCGTGCCTACTCAGACTCGGCATCATTGCAGATCCACTTGTCAGCGCACGCCATCAAAAACGCTAAGGCCTACTGCTGTAGCATGTGTGGCCGGGCATACACCTCA GAGACCTACCTTATGAAGCACATGTCCAAACATACGGTGGTGGAGCACCTAGTGAGCCACCAGTCGCCTCAGAGGACCGAGTCCCCCAACATCCCCATACGCATCTCCCTCATCTGA
- the znf362b gene encoding zinc finger protein 362b isoform X3, whose product MAEPRFNNPYFWPPPPSMPGQLDNLVLINKIKEQLMAEKIRPLHLPPTSTPSQQSLLVPTSSPDGSAQHGMSVPKPQAQQVQGHHQQGSGQPDIALHARPASSSGPDGNMDDKSAVKAKGLWEDWHMRQLSEQTGRVNHRSGLVPSSRPDSHNTSEALTPTTPTSSSQNRLGGAPSVNIISGLASGPGMDHMKVGGLAGLLGPPPKAPRGRKKIKAENPSGPLLVVPYPILADQGCVTVAPKEGKTYRCKVCPLTFLTKSEMQIHSKSHTEAKPHKCPHCSKTFANASYLSQHLRIHLGIKPYHCSYCENSFRQLSHLQQHTRIHTGDRPYKCAHPGCEKAFTQLSNLQSHQRQHNKDKPYKCPNCYRAYSDSASLQIHLSAHAIKNAKAYCCSMCGRAYTSETYLMKHMSKHTVVEHLVSHQSPQRTESPNIPIRISLI is encoded by the exons ATGGCAGAGCCTCGATTTAACAACCCGTATTTCTGGCCGCCACCTCCATCCATGCCAGGCCAG CTGGATAACCTGGTGCTCATTAACAAGATCAAGGAGCAGCTGATGGCTGAGAAGATCAGACCCCTGCACTTGCCGCCTACCTCCACCCCTTCCCAGCAGTCTTTGCTGGTGCCCACCTCGTCCCCGGACGGTAGCGCCCAGCACGGCATGTCAGTGCCAAAGCCCCAGGCACAGCAGGTGCAGGGCCACCACCAGCAAGGCTCTGGACAACCAGATATCGCTCTGCATGCTCGCCCTGCCTCCAGCTCTGGACCAG ATGGAAATATGGACGACAAGTCAGCAGTGAAAGCTAAAGGATTATGGGAAGACTGGCACATGAGGCAGCTCAGCGAGCAAACTGGCCGGGTCAACCATCGCTCAG GTCTGGTTCCTTCTTCCCGACCTGACAGCCACAACACCTCAGAGGCCCTGACCCCCACGACTCCAACCTCCAGCAGCCAGAACCGCCTGGGTGGTGCCCCCTCTGTGAACATCATCTCTGGGCTGGCCAGCGGTCCTGGCATGGACCACATGAAAGTTGGAGGCCTGGCTGGACTGTTGGGCCCCCCACCCAAGGCGCCCCGGGGACGGAAGAAGATCAAGGCTGAAAACCCGTCAGGTCCTCTGCTGGTGGTGCCCTACCCCATCCTAGCTGACCAAGGCTGCGTCACTGTCGCACCCAAAGAGGGCAAAACCTACAG ATGCAAAGTGTGCCCGCTCACCTTTTTAACAAAGTCAGAGATGCAGATTCACTCCAAGTCCCACACAGAGGCCAAACCACACAAGTGTCCCCACTGCTCCAAGACATTCGCCAACGCCTCCTACTTGTCCCAGCACCTGCGCATCCACCTGGGGATAAAACCCTACCACTGCTCCTACTGCGAGAACTCATTCCGTCAGCTGTCACATCTGCAGCAGCACACCAG AATCCACACTGGCGATAGGCCGTATAAATGTGCTCACCCCGGATGTGAAAAGGCTTTTACCCAGTTGTCTAACCTCCAG TCTCACCAGCGGCAGCACAATAAAGACAAGCCGTATAAATGTCCTAACTGCTACCGTGCCTACTCAGACTCGGCATCATTGCAGATCCACTTGTCAGCGCACGCCATCAAAAACGCTAAGGCCTACTGCTGTAGCATGTGTGGCCGGGCATACACCTCA GAGACCTACCTTATGAAGCACATGTCCAAACATACGGTGGTGGAGCACCTAGTGAGCCACCAGTCGCCTCAGAGGACCGAGTCCCCCAACATCCCCATACGCATCTCCCTCATCTGA